The Manduca sexta isolate Smith_Timp_Sample1 unplaced genomic scaffold, JHU_Msex_v1.0 HiC_scaffold_514, whole genome shotgun sequence genome includes a window with the following:
- the LOC119193412 gene encoding protein MLP1 homolog, whose amino-acid sequence MAAGECGRECDPARLPSPAPESGVGEAEFGGRKPADVDVEKENTGAKPMEVATEFVRPLSLDSDSSGSGSTVRSRKLWRRNSRSRHSLSQLTSDTDEPAPKSQATDSRGRGRPPSVGKYVGLRKAQLERDKLQREEAKKKADKELEERLHFVKSPVHPRVSDTEEEDRPVLREDLRQCVQVVRTTVRKSGNLKGTSQKALNWVTNKIAKYVDQPESAAIARLEGEAKKWQENCARLEANMKLIQEENAALKRRLEELETSAKGPTTEEMLAMVEARVQARMESILMGPAQRPSLAHERKATPGDVQLPVSDGYVGGTQAMPRREKGKGRGKKTAQPAPAPAPAPTIPAPIAGPSSAPPQAIAGPSTAAASTPAMAPARRREKSAAAVKKSAPGSKPKKSGRKDPAGQPAPEPRPLPPAPATMETPWVEVARRKKKGNRQTAPTTTSVQPPKPSRRKEPKLRPPRSAAVVISLTPAAVAKGLTYKGVLTDAQNRVDLTGLDISRLKPKFTATGAP is encoded by the exons atggccgctGGGGAGTGCGGTcgcgagtgcgaccccgccaga ttgccttctccggCTCCGGAATCCGGGGTTGGGGAGGCGGAGTTCGGGGGGCGAAAGCCCGCTGATGTAGACGTAGAGAAGGAGAACACGGGCGCgaagcccatggaggtggcCACTGAATTTGTACGGCCTCTGAGCCTTGACTCAGACTCAAGTGGAAGCGGCTCCACTGTACGCAGCAGGAAACTTTGGAGGAGGAACTCGCGCTCAAGGCACAGTTTGTCGCAACTCACCAGCGACACTGACGAACCAGCGCCAAAGTCGCAAGCGACAGACAGCAGAGggagaggacgcccgccctcagtcgGCAAATATGTCGGCTTGAGGAAAGCACAGCTCGAGCGGGATAAGCTCCAACGCGAGGAGGCGAAGAAGAAGGCCGACAAGGAGCTGGAGGAGCGGCTCCATTTTGTTAAGTCGCCGGTGCATCCTAGGGTGTCAGACACCGAGGAAGAGGACCGACCCGTGCTGAGGGAAGACCTAAGACAGTGTGTCCAGGTGGTACGCACAACAGTGAGGAAGTCAGGCAACCTCAAAGGTACCTCCCAGAAGGCACTAAACTGGGTCACGAACAAAATCGCCAAGTATGTTGACCAGCCTGAGTCCGCCGCAATCGCTCGCCTTGAGGGCGAGGCTAAGAAGTGGCAGGAGAATTGTGCCCGGCTCGAGGCAAATATGAAGCTCATACAGGAGGAGAACGCAGCTCTTAAACGTCGCCTAGAAGAGCTAGAAACGTCCGCCAAAGGGCCAACTACAgaggagatgctggcgatggtcgaagcgagggtccaagcccGAATGGAATCGATCCTCATGGGCCCGGCGCAACGGCCCTCGCTGGCACACGAGAGGAAGGCCACTCCAGGAGATGTTCAACTCCCAGTCAGCGATGGCTATGTTGGCGGAACCCAGGCCATGCCGAGAAGAGAAAAAGGCAAAGGGAGGGGAAAAAAGACAGCCCAGCCCGCTCCGGCTCCCGCTCCTGCTCCCACTATCCCCGCTCCCATCGCTGGACCTTCCAGTGCCCCGCCGCAAGCCATAGCGGGCCCTTCTACTGCGGCGGCGTCGACACCCGCGATGGCGCCAGCAAGAAGACGCGAGAAGAGCGCGGCGGCTGTAAAGAAGTCGGCACCAGGCTCCAAGCCGAAGAAGAGTGGGAGAAAAGATCCGGCAGGTCAACCTGCGCCGGAGCCCCGTCCACTGCCGCCGGCCCCTGCCACAATGGAGACGCCATGGGTGGAGGTGGCCAGAAGGAAGAAGAAGGGAAATCGACAGACAGCGCCAACAACAACAAGCGTGCAGCCGCCAAAACCTTCGCGCCGGAAGGAACCCAAACTGCGGCCGCCACGATCTGCGGCCGTGGTAATTTCGTTGACACCGGCAGCCGTGGCAAAGGGTCTGACGTACAAGGGCGTACTCACGGACGCTCAGAACCGCGTGGACCTCACCGGACTGGATATTTCGAGGCTAAAACCGAAGTTtacggccacgggcgcccccat